Proteins encoded together in one Anopheles darlingi chromosome 3, idAnoDarlMG_H_01, whole genome shotgun sequence window:
- the LOC125955738 gene encoding enkurin, translating to MSIVNIYFHDENIYNVEKKPPEKPPKPPLYHSRFERQVRQETKSCKDTHRTMGYSKIPLHSPGEFLKKNCGPRYRATKSAPVRLCTAHKPPVPKPNDPHTMGAPTSQVMKLVDFKKENIKKVVTASPKKPRPRYADTRKGDFHDLEKSGLTPIYSCKPKFGKIPQYLLHRKKDLAMQKEQLIEEGSQQKPRCSYISQEERVELLRGLKKNWEKLQQEYQSLPLLTDTVPKMIRKAKLENNLKQLEKDILTIENNPYIYIYDEEPKET from the exons ATGTCTATTGTGAACATCTATTTTCACGATGAAAACATATACAATGTAGAGAAGAAACCACCGGAAAAGCCACCGAAACCTCCACTCTATCATTCTCGGTTTGAGCGACAGGTGCGTCAGGAAACAAAGTCCTGTAAGGATACACACCGGACAATGGGCTACTCGAAGATTCCTCTGCACAGTCCAGGTgaatttttgaagaaaaattgTGGTCCCCGGTACAGGGCTACAAAATCGGCACCGGTGCGCCTCTGCACCGCCCATAAACCACCCGTACCGAAGCCAAATGATCCACACACGATGGGTGCACCGACCAGCCAGGTGATGAAGTTGGTCGATTTTaagaaggaaaacatcaaaaaggTGGTAACGGCAAGTCCGAAAAAACCGCGGCCACGGTACGCCGATACACGCAAAGGAGATTTTCATGATTTGGAAAAATCGGGTCTGACCCCGATTTACAGTTGTAAGCCAAAGTTCGGGAAAATACCGCAGTATTTATTACACCGGAAAAAGGACTTGGCGATGCAAAAAGAGCAACTGATCGAGGAGGGCTCCCAACAGAAACCGCGTTGTTCTTACATATCGCAGGAGGAACGTGTAGAACTGCTGCGA GGTTTGAagaaaaattgggaaaagtTGCAACAAGAGTACCAGAGTCTCCCATTGCTCACTGATACTGTGCCGAAGATGATACGCAAAGCCAAACTAGAGAATAATCTCAAGCAGTTGGAAAAGGATATTCTGACGATCGAGAACAACCCGTACATTTATATCTACGACGAGGAACCGAAGGAGACATAG
- the LOC125953737 gene encoding acyl-coenzyme A thioesterase 13-like — MSGKKGLDFLRTVATYMTKTNGYDRCLQQLEMVSGGDGRCVAEFKVGEEHLNRAGGLHGGYTATIVDVVTTYALMTKENTVPGVSVDIHVSYLKGARQGDEVIIDANTVRAGRNLAFLECELRHKKDNSIIAKASHTKYIGSS; from the exons ATGAGCGGCAAAAAGGGACTGGATTTTCTGCGCACCGTCGCCACCTACATGACGAAAACTAACGGATACGATCGGTGTCTGCAGCAG CTGGAAATGGTGAGCGGCGGCGATGGACGATGTGTAGCCGAGTTCAAAGTCGGCGAAGAGCATCTGAACCGTGCCGGTGGACTGCATGGCGGCTACACCGCGACCATCGTGGACGTAGTTACTACATACGCGCTAATGACGAAGGAAAATACCGTTCCAGGGGTATCCGTCGATATCCATGTGAGCTACTTGAAGGGTGCCCGGCAAGGAGACGAGGTCATCATCGACGCCAACACGGTTCGGGCTGGCCGCAATCTGGCCTTCTTGGAGTGTGAGCTGCGCCACAAGAAGGACAATTCAATCATCGCCAAAGCATCGCATACCAAATACATTGGGAGCAGCTAA
- the LOC125953736 gene encoding uncharacterized protein LOC125953736, protein MADSIMEINELQMMQFAEEIIQPFAISCVDDMMSISTKEHTCVFQLKYRHLAEDNVINYEFSRIKCSTERPTGRLNADENTIYQASNREERRRIMLDQTLFPNVAKIYINCLQSWPSPQGIIADAPREQLVASLTNLGQLTIYRQDANWLSNWQQYVNLSECWLQHIYDNRYIETFDELRATADDVLITCFCWPQQVRRQPLLISFGTMSGKFVICHLLPSAGVEIVHVYQETETPVLLKHFALQTEEENLLLAGLQSGRVALYCYRSAAQIIGFKRIATLFEEDIPISAIECEIDHQYRQLLLVVVKGTYILALHANFDGKILASTTLDLENFMITGLQQLKKGQYVASTMPGTLFLVTIVNGARLKMEKSMIKNRLNVDSYALYGLAASRNRACWTFVAYPSRRFDHLSIRYPTAIFFAKFTQRNAMEILLANETRLLRDFYDAAEVVRFDGSRDTDVLSLVEKSLAQAGMDVSEPYYLKLRMTILGAKIARNKKRSMVITDGFITQYQFICSLLQAFSACTILNHLIDLATDRPLTKLQQLTVRCLRRFVSSILEEPFPEGIEDVEANAKEKLKNDLSRSDRLCNIERPPAELCTFCDATIDESKGTCADDHTVLRCLLTKVQIPIEELESICPMCQQYCISPDRLMKLLETDRRPTSFDYRTCHVCDVSFVSIK, encoded by the coding sequence ATGGCAGACAGCATAATGGAAATTAACGAGCTGCAAATGATGCAATTCGCGGAGGAGATCATACAACCCTTCGCAATCAGCTGTGTCGACGACATGATGAGCATAAGTACGAAGGAACATACCTGCGTGTTTCAGCTCAAATACCGACACCTGGCCGAAGACAACGTCATCAATTACGAGTTTTCTCGCATCAAATGCTCCACTGAAAGACCCACGGGACGGTTAAACGCGGACGAGAACACGATTTACCAAGCCAGTAATCGTGAAGAACGAAGAAGGATCATGCTCGATCAAACATTGTTTCCCAACGTGGCGAAGATTTACATTAACTGCCTACAATCCTGGCCATCCCCACAGGGTATAATTGCGGACGCACCGCGCGAGCAGCTTGTGGCCAGTTTGACGAACCTGGGACAGCTAACCATCTATCGGCAGGATGCTAACTGGCTCTCGAACTGGCAGCAGTACGTGAATTTATCTGAATGTTGGCTGCAGCACATATACGACAATCGTTACATTGAAACGTTCGACGAACTCAGAGCAACGGCCGATGATGTGTTAATAACGTGTTTCTGCTGGCCACAGCAAGTCCGACGACAGCCGTTGCTAATCAGTTTCGGTACGATGAGTGGAAAATTCGTTATTTGCCATCTACTCCCGTCTGCCGGAGTCGAGATCGTGCACGTTTAccaggaaacggaaacaccCGTTCTGCTCAAGCACTTTGCGCTGCAGACAGAGGAAGAAAATCTATTATTGGCCGGTCTACAGAGCGGCCGGGTAGCATTGTATTGTTATCGTAGCGCTGCACAAATAATCGGATTCAAGCGCATCGCTACCCTTTTCGAAGAGGACATTCCGATATCTGCAATCGAATGCGAAATCGATCACCAATATCGCCAGCTACTACTGGTCGTTGTCAAGGGAACCTACATACTGGCACTGCACGCTAACTTTGACGGCAAGATTCTGGCCAGTACTACGCTGGATCTGGAAAACTTCATGATAACCGGATTGCAGCAACTCAAGAAGGGACAGTACGTTGCCTCTACGATGCCGGGCACCCTGTTTCTCGTCACTATCGTCAACGGTGCAAGACTGAAGATGGAGAAGTCTATGATCAAAAACAGGCTCAATGTAGACTCATACGCACTGTACGGATTGGCCGCATCTCGGAATCGGGCATGTTGGACGTTTGTTGCATATCCCTCGCGACGCTTCGATCATCTTTCAATTCGCTACCCAACGGCCATCTTTTTTGCTAAATTTACCCAACGAAATGCAATGGAAATTCTACTAGCCAACGAGACTCGGCTGCTAAGAGATTTTTACGATGCGGCAGAAGTTGTGCGATTCGATGGCAGTCGGGACACGGATGTGCTGTCTTTGGTTGAGAAAAGTTTAGCTCAAGCAGGAATGGACGTATCGGAACCTTACTATTTGAAGCTTCGCATGACGATTCTCGGCGCAAAGATCGCTCGTAACAAAAAGCGCAGCATGGTAATCACGGATGGTTTCATCACACAGTATCAGTTTATCTGTTCATTACTGCAAGCATTCAGTGCCTGTACTATACTCAACCATCTAATTGATCTGGCTACCGACCGTCCCCTAACTAAGCTGCAACAACTTACAGTACGGTGTTTACGCCGATTCGTCAGCAGCATATTGGAGGAACCGTTTCCCGAAGGCATCGAAGATGTGGAAGCAAATGCTAAGGAAAAGCTTAAAAACGATCTTTCGCGATCAGACCGGCTATGCAACATCGAGCGCCCGCCTGCTGAATTGTGTACGTTCTGTGATGCGACGATTGATGAAAGTAAAGGTACATGTGCTGATGACCACACCGTCCTGCGGTGTCTGTTGACGAAGGTGCAGATACCTATCGAGGAGTTGGAGAGCATTTGCCCCATGTGCCAACAATATTGTATTTCTCCAGACCGCCTAATGAAGCTGTTGGAGACGGACCGCAGACCAACATCCTTCGACTATCGGACGTGTCACGTTTGTGATGTTTCATTTGTATCAATAAAGTAG